Within Lentisphaerota bacterium, the genomic segment TTTAGAACTCATAGCCGACCCCGAGGTTAATCCCGTTCTGGTTCTGGCCGTTCTCGTTGTCTTGTATCTGGTAGTCCGCCTTGACGATCACCTGCTTGTGCGGCGACCAGTTCACCCCGAAATCGAGCTGCCGTTTGCCGCTGGGGGAGGCTCCGCTCCCGGCGCGGTTGTCCCATGCGTTGTAGCGCGTGAACAGTCCGATCTGTGAGGTCAGCCGATAGGACGGCTCGATGTACCAGCCGTACTGATAGTCGGCTCCGACGTTTTCAGGGCCGTCGCCGCCAAGGTTCCATTGCGCGTAGAGCATCCGCAGACCGAAGCGCTGGTATTGCCAGTCGAGGTGGCCTTCGCTGAACAGGCCGTGTACGGGGCCTTGCGCCAGGCCCTGCGTGATGTCGGACTGGTATTGCAGGCTACCGCCCAACGTGAGGCCGGGCATGTGCCAGTTGAGGGCCAGCGTGCCTGCGGGATCAGAGGCGTTGGCGTAAGCCACTTTCTGGCGTCCCGAGCGGACGGAGTAGTTTTTCGAGGCGTCGGTCTTGAGCCCCGAGTGGAGGTAGGCGGCGTATTCGAGGCTGTCGGTGAACCATCCGTGCGAGCCGACGCCAGCCTCCCACCATGTGGTGGGGATGACATCGCGCTCCACCGGGTTGCGCTCCACGCCGTAGAACCTTGTGGGCTCATGCGAGGTGTTGAGCAGGCCGACGGGGAGCAGGAAGAGACCGGCCCGCGCCGTGTGGCGGTCGTTCATGTCGAAGTCGAGGTAGGCCTGTTCCAGCGCCATGTAGCCCTTCTCGTTGTCGCCCGCCATGACGTGCTCGAGTTCCAGTTCAGAGTTGAGGCGGATGCGCTCGTTGAAGGACTTCCCGAGCGTCAGCACGAAACGGTGGAAGTCGATTTCGCGCTTGTCGGCAGCGCCGCCCCTGCCGGTGAGGTTGTTGTAGTGCAACTCGCCGTATCCGCCGAGGCTCAGCCCTTCCGTCCAATCCGACGCTTTGGCTTCCTCCATGGCGGCGAGGTGCGTCTCCACGGCAGTCAGGCGGTCGGAAAACGTTGCGGCTTTCGTTCCTCCGGT encodes:
- a CDS encoding porin, coding for MTTRFLRKKSARLLSAGLCLLMSAPALGDDTAARLAALEARIAELEKRLEEQASAQWDTLASQTGGTKAATFSDRLTAVETHLAAMEEAKASDWTEGLSLGGYGELHYNNLTGRGGAADKREIDFHRFVLTLGKSFNERIRLNSELELEHVMAGDNEKGYMALEQAYLDFDMNDRHTARAGLFLLPVGLLNTSHEPTRFYGVERNPVERDVIPTTWWEAGVGSHGWFTDSLEYAAYLHSGLKTDASKNYSVRSGRQKVAYANASDPAGTLALNWHMPGLTLGGSLQYQSDITQGLAQGPVHGLFSEGHLDWQYQRFGLRMLYAQWNLGGDGPENVGADYQYGWYIEPSYRLTSQIGLFTRYNAWDNRAGSGASPSGKRQLDFGVNWSPHKQVIVKADYQIQDNENGQNQNGINLGVGYEF